A section of the Alligator mississippiensis isolate rAllMis1 chromosome 8, rAllMis1, whole genome shotgun sequence genome encodes:
- the UPRT gene encoding uracil phosphoribosyltransferase homolog gives MATMPCHNPALGAGGPRPQDEAGAGAGAGAGCGGGRRMRFAEPGGGGGSGSGSPSPDSTSSGGGAALALSPSPERGLPPAPLGAQLKLLPMNDQIRELQTIIRDKTASRGDFVFSADRLIRLVVEEGLNQLPYTECTVTTPTGYKYEGVKFEKGNCGVSIMRSGEAMEQGLRDCCRSIRIGKILIQSDEETQRAKVYYAKFPPDIYRRKVLLMYPILSTGNTVIEAVKVLIEHGVQPSVIILLSLFSTPHGAKSIIQEFPEITILTTEVHPVAPTHFGQKYFGTD, from the exons ATGGCGACGATGCCCTGCCACAACCCGGCGCTGGGCGCGGGCGGGCCGCGGCCGCAGGACgaggcgggggccggggccggggccggggccggctgcGGTGGGGGGCGGAGGATGCGCTTCGCggagcccggcggcggcggcggcagcggcagcggcagccccagccccgacaGCACCAGCAGCGGGGGTGGAGCGGCGCTGGCCCTGTCGCCCAGCCCCGAGCGCGGCCTGCCGCCCGCGCCCCTCGGCGCACAGCTCAAGCTGCTGCCCATGAACGACCAGATCCGCGAGCTGCAGACCATCATCAGGGACAA gACAGCCAGTAGAGGGGACTTCGTATTTTCTGCTGATCGTCTG ATCAGACTTGTGGTTGAAGAAGGACTGAATCAGCTGCCATACACAGAATGCACGGTGACCACTCCGACAG GGTACAAGTATGAAGGTGTAAAGTTTGAAAAGGGAAACTGTGGAGTCAGCATAATGAGAAGCG GAGAGGCAATGGAGCAAGGTTTACGGGACTGCTGCAGGTCCATCCGCATAGGAAAAATCCTGATCCAGAGTGATGAGGAGACTCAGAGAGCCAAAGTGTACTATGCAAAGTTCCCACCAGACATTTACAGGAGAAAAGTTCTTCTCATGTATCCAATTCTAA GCACTGGCAATACTGTAATCGAGGCTGTAAAAGTTCTCATAGAACACGGTGTTCAACCAAGTGTCATAATCCTGCTAAGCCTATTCTCCACACCCCACG GTGCCAAATCCATCATCCAGGAGTTTCCCGAGATCACAATTTTAACGACAGAAGTTCATCCTGTTGCACCAACACATTTTGGACAAAAGTATTTTGGAACGGACTGA
- the LOC132252164 gene encoding SH3 domain-binding protein 1-like, giving the protein MRRAPRAQPAPRPAPAARPLAAAAATPERLQAWRAPPAGAAPAWRRRFSPPRRAAPHVLHSPRAAPGRDCRRVTTSRRLRKEPVRSNNNRKDILPPCLPPDTSREGILADQHIKELLSTAHKDTLMDPEGQPSIFSSLCAKMKFISYPWGLFTILYHLYLSQNLTKGL; this is encoded by the exons ATGCGCCGGGCGCCGCGCGCGCAAccggccccgcgccccgcccccgccgcgcgCCCattggccgccgccgccgccactcCCGAGCGCCTGCAGGCCTGGCGGGCGCCCCCTGCAGGCGCGGCCCCGGCCTGGCGGCGCCGCTTCtcgccgccgcgccgcgccgcaccgCACGTGCTGCATAGCCCGCGCGCTGCACCGGGGCGGGACTGCCGCCGGGTCACAACGAGCCGCCGGCTGCGGAAAGAGCCGGTCCGCTCTAAC AACAACAGGAAAGAtattttacctccctgcctgccacctgacacctccagggaaggaattctagctgatcaacacatcaaagagctactcagcacagctcacaaagacactctcatggacccagagggacagccttccatcttcagctccctctgtgcaaaaatgaagtttatttcctacccatggggactttttaccattttgTACCATCTATACCTTTCCCAGAACCTGACGAAGGGTctttga